One window of Xanthomonas sp. 10-10 genomic DNA carries:
- a CDS encoding glyoxalase has translation MRPLLSLSLSAALVLSAILPVLADAAAPVSVGPQYDTTHVYVAPADVDAFAHSFAATFGGQSTRQVIATVTPTPSSTSSQLVQTPAGTVSLFGFRTPVPHPFGSERTGYLVTDMQQAIAAARAAGAEVLVAPFKDPIGMDAVIAWPGGVSMQLYWHDSAPHYPPLATIPENRVYVSPDRADAFVKAWLRFSHGKLLHDDRHADATLIGRPGATYRSIVISSGFGALQVLVTDGHLPYPYGHELTGYAVDDLAATLARATASGAKVLVPAVTASGRQSAMVEFPGGYVAELHAELHS, from the coding sequence ATGCGTCCGTTACTTTCCCTGAGCCTGTCCGCTGCGCTGGTGTTGAGCGCGATCCTCCCGGTCCTTGCCGATGCCGCAGCACCAGTGTCGGTGGGTCCGCAATACGACACCACGCACGTCTATGTGGCACCTGCCGATGTGGATGCGTTCGCGCACAGCTTCGCCGCAACCTTCGGCGGGCAGAGCACGCGCCAGGTGATCGCCACAGTCACGCCGACGCCCAGCAGTACCAGCTCGCAGTTGGTGCAGACGCCGGCAGGCACCGTGTCGTTGTTCGGATTCCGCACACCGGTGCCCCACCCCTTCGGCAGCGAGCGCACCGGCTACCTGGTGACCGACATGCAGCAGGCCATCGCGGCCGCACGCGCTGCCGGAGCGGAGGTGCTGGTTGCACCGTTCAAGGATCCGATCGGCATGGATGCGGTGATTGCCTGGCCGGGCGGCGTCAGCATGCAGCTGTACTGGCACGACAGCGCGCCGCATTACCCACCGCTGGCGACGATTCCGGAGAACCGCGTCTACGTCTCGCCCGATCGCGCCGATGCGTTTGTCAAAGCCTGGCTGAGGTTTTCGCATGGCAAGCTGCTGCACGATGACCGTCATGCGGACGCAACGCTTATCGGCCGGCCTGGCGCCACGTACCGCAGCATCGTCATCAGCTCCGGCTTCGGTGCGCTGCAGGTGCTGGTGACCGACGGCCACCTGCCCTATCCGTATGGGCACGAGCTCACCGGGTACGCCGTCGACGACCTTGCGGCAACGCTCGCCCGCGCCACCGCTTCCGGCGCAAAGGTGTTGGTGCCTGCCGTGACAGCATCGGGTCGACAGTCGGCGATGGTGGAATTTCCCGGTGGATATGTCGCCGAGCTGCACGCCGAACTCCACTCCTGA
- a CDS encoding XapX domain-containing protein, protein MKPYLLSLGAGLLVGVIYSLLNVRSPAPPVIALVGLLGILIGEQLPPLVRQLTTRSQAEASWIGHQVKPHMFGHLPAGKRTSTDAPQAPSPPPAQTDGGDT, encoded by the coding sequence ATGAAGCCCTATTTGCTCTCGCTCGGCGCCGGCCTGCTGGTCGGCGTGATCTACAGTCTGCTCAACGTGCGCTCGCCAGCGCCACCGGTCATTGCGTTGGTCGGTTTGCTTGGCATCCTGATCGGTGAGCAATTGCCGCCTCTTGTACGCCAGCTGACAACGCGCAGCCAGGCCGAAGCCTCGTGGATCGGCCATCAGGTCAAGCCGCATATGTTTGGGCATCTGCCCGCAGGCAAACGCACATCGACGGATGCACCGCAAGCGCCATCGCCGCCACCCGCGCAAACCGACGGGGGCGATACGTAA
- a CDS encoding DJ-1/PfpI family protein — MSIPAYRARPNRSRAVIAVVGENAGVEISDFLVPFAILSRAGTMDVSAVTLDAGPLSTFTDLGRPGFRIATDTTVAQFDATHPLGADYIIVPAQASTPRLLAWLKRQSRQGATIVTICNGALVAAQIGMFDGRRATAHWSTGAARTRQYPAIRWTPNRRYVADGNWISTAGVSAAIPASIALVEAISGPETARNVAQGVGAVAWSAQHDSDVFSPRLGTTAVPLAKVLYTNPWLHGRDQVDVLGRAGIDEGALALTIDAYSTTGRSQASLVSATGEPFVTRHGLRILPDRALKAGTAAPLLIAADLAPVAALDTALDGIMQRYGRATARGVALAFEYPDFPH, encoded by the coding sequence ATGTCGATCCCCGCCTATCGGGCGCGTCCCAACCGCTCGCGCGCAGTGATTGCGGTGGTGGGAGAGAACGCAGGCGTGGAAATCAGCGATTTCCTGGTGCCTTTCGCGATCCTGTCCCGCGCTGGCACGATGGACGTATCGGCGGTGACGCTCGACGCGGGGCCGCTTTCCACATTCACCGATCTTGGCAGGCCCGGGTTCCGGATCGCGACCGATACCACGGTGGCGCAATTCGATGCGACCCATCCACTGGGCGCCGACTACATCATCGTGCCGGCGCAGGCATCCACGCCGCGCCTGCTTGCGTGGCTGAAGCGGCAGTCCCGGCAGGGCGCCACGATCGTCACCATCTGCAACGGCGCCCTGGTCGCCGCGCAGATAGGGATGTTCGATGGGCGGCGCGCCACCGCGCATTGGTCGACCGGCGCGGCGCGGACACGGCAATATCCGGCGATACGCTGGACGCCGAATCGACGCTATGTTGCCGATGGAAACTGGATATCGACCGCTGGCGTCAGCGCCGCCATCCCCGCGTCCATCGCGCTCGTGGAGGCCATCAGCGGGCCTGAGACGGCGCGGAACGTCGCCCAGGGCGTCGGTGCCGTGGCGTGGTCGGCGCAGCATGACAGCGATGTCTTTTCGCCGCGGTTGGGCACGACGGCGGTGCCACTGGCAAAAGTGCTCTACACCAACCCTTGGTTGCACGGCCGCGACCAGGTCGACGTACTGGGCAGGGCGGGAATCGATGAGGGTGCCCTTGCGTTGACGATCGATGCGTACTCAACGACGGGCCGCAGCCAGGCCTCACTCGTGTCTGCCACTGGCGAGCCGTTTGTGACACGTCACGGACTGCGCATCCTGCCCGATCGGGCGCTTAAGGCGGGGACTGCCGCTCCGCTGCTGATCGCTGCCGATCTGGCGCCGGTGGCGGCGCTGGACACTGCGCTCGATGGCATCATGCAGCGATACGGTCGTGCGACGGCCAGGGGCGTCGCGCTGGCGTTCGAATATCCCGATTTCCCGCATTGA
- a CDS encoding GlxA family transcriptional regulator → MSDSSPSRHVVLLAHDQMNVLDLTGPVQALHTANQCRPLADGRLRYTMTVASEHGGLVTTSAGLQIVSVALASLENTPIDTLMAPGGCRGDVYQASAGLVAWVAARGPTVRRLCSICTGAFLLAAAGQLEGRRAATHWDWAARLSNLHPGVQVDADRIFVRDGNVWSSAGVTAGIDLTLALIEDDHGHRLAIDVARQLVVFVKRSGGQSQFSAPLSAQASTGGDFAELHGWMAAHLHEDLRVDVLAGRMNMSPRTFARVYRSKCGVTPAKAVETLRLEAARRLLESGTLPIKRIAALTGLSDEQTLRRAFVRLLGVAPGDYRERFRSSVPSA, encoded by the coding sequence ATGTCCGACTCTTCCCCATCGCGTCACGTTGTGCTGCTCGCCCACGACCAGATGAACGTGCTCGATCTCACCGGGCCGGTCCAGGCGCTGCACACCGCCAATCAGTGCCGGCCGCTGGCCGACGGGAGACTGCGCTACACGATGACCGTCGCATCCGAGCACGGCGGCCTGGTGACCACCAGCGCCGGGCTGCAGATCGTCTCTGTGGCATTGGCCAGCCTGGAGAACACCCCGATCGATACGCTGATGGCACCCGGCGGGTGCCGCGGTGACGTGTACCAAGCCTCTGCAGGTCTGGTGGCGTGGGTGGCGGCGCGTGGCCCGACCGTGCGCCGGTTGTGCTCGATCTGCACGGGTGCGTTCCTGCTGGCCGCTGCTGGGCAGCTGGAAGGGCGGCGCGCCGCAACGCACTGGGACTGGGCAGCGCGGCTATCGAATCTGCATCCTGGCGTACAGGTCGATGCCGACCGAATTTTCGTTCGCGACGGTAACGTGTGGTCCTCGGCAGGTGTCACGGCCGGGATCGACCTGACGCTTGCATTGATCGAGGACGATCACGGACACCGGCTTGCCATCGATGTGGCCAGACAGCTGGTCGTGTTCGTCAAGCGCTCGGGCGGGCAGTCGCAGTTCAGTGCGCCGCTGTCGGCGCAGGCCAGCACCGGCGGCGATTTCGCAGAATTGCACGGCTGGATGGCGGCCCATCTGCATGAGGATCTGCGGGTGGACGTGCTGGCCGGCCGCATGAACATGTCGCCGCGCACCTTCGCTCGCGTCTACCGCAGCAAGTGTGGCGTCACGCCGGCCAAGGCAGTGGAAACGCTGCGTCTGGAGGCCGCGCGTCGCCTGCTGGAGTCCGGCACGTTGCCGATCAAGCGCATTGCGGCGCTGACCGGTCTGTCCGACGAACAGACCCTGCGTCGTGCCTTCGTGCGCTTGCTGGGTGTGGCACCGGGCGATTACCGCGAGCGCTTCCGCAGCTCCGTCCCATCGGCTTGA
- a CDS encoding dehydrogenase, which yields MVGIPTGSGHFAGAPARLLGEPDFYLQRPGFWHGGAGIAACWYGAATAIAEQVRRSPRAMHNPFSAAHLGAIDEQLTGARLMLQDLADTIDNAPAESHRFAVTRLRSLMDRVCRDVIERAALALGPVSLCCDAEHAQRCADLAAFIRQSHGEKDEQWLGEQLHAREGNPWLP from the coding sequence ATGGTCGGCATTCCGACCGGCAGCGGCCATTTTGCAGGTGCGCCGGCAAGGTTGCTGGGTGAGCCGGACTTCTACCTGCAGCGGCCGGGCTTTTGGCACGGCGGGGCGGGCATCGCTGCCTGCTGGTATGGCGCCGCCACGGCCATTGCCGAGCAGGTCCGCCGTTCGCCAAGGGCAATGCACAATCCTTTTTCCGCAGCACACCTGGGCGCCATCGACGAGCAGCTGACGGGCGCGCGACTGATGCTGCAGGACCTGGCGGATACGATCGACAACGCTCCAGCCGAAAGCCATCGGTTCGCAGTTACTCGCTTGCGTAGCTTGATGGACCGCGTCTGCCGGGACGTGATCGAACGCGCTGCATTGGCATTGGGGCCCGTATCGTTGTGTTGCGATGCCGAGCATGCGCAACGGTGTGCAGACCTGGCCGCCTTCATCCGCCAATCCCACGGCGAGAAGGACGAGCAGTGGCTCGGTGAACAGCTGCACGCGCGCGAGGGCAATCCATGGCTGCCGTGA
- a CDS encoding PIG-L family deacetylase, whose amino-acid sequence MAAVRGEHIEGRGVSEARWRASQQLIELPITSLDQLLGAATRVVVISPHPDDEVLGCGGLLAMAIAAGRQVLIVSVTDGEAAYPLDDAWAPARLAAARRDELRAALACLGIAPSNIVRLDAGDGQVRARVIALGAQIADLLQPGDAVLVTYARDGHPDHEACADAASNAAARCGAQLIQFPVWAWHWDNPDQSQMLSAATRLQLAPAAHAAKVQAMAAFKTQTGRVTPALANPILPDWALARFQRDFEVYLP is encoded by the coding sequence ATGGCTGCCGTGAGAGGCGAGCACATCGAAGGTCGAGGCGTCAGCGAAGCGCGCTGGCGCGCATCGCAGCAGTTGATTGAGCTGCCCATCACCAGCCTCGACCAGCTACTGGGCGCCGCCACACGTGTTGTAGTGATCTCTCCGCATCCGGATGACGAGGTGCTGGGATGTGGCGGTCTGCTTGCGATGGCCATTGCAGCCGGGAGGCAGGTGCTGATCGTTTCCGTCACCGACGGTGAAGCAGCCTATCCGCTGGACGACGCATGGGCACCGGCCCGGCTGGCGGCAGCGCGTCGCGACGAGTTGCGTGCTGCGCTGGCATGCCTGGGCATCGCCCCGTCCAACATCGTCAGGCTGGATGCGGGAGATGGCCAGGTGCGCGCGCGGGTCATCGCTCTCGGTGCACAGATCGCCGATCTCCTGCAACCCGGCGATGCGGTGCTCGTTACGTATGCGCGCGACGGCCACCCCGACCACGAAGCGTGTGCAGATGCCGCGAGCAACGCAGCTGCACGCTGCGGAGCGCAGTTGATCCAGTTCCCGGTGTGGGCGTGGCATTGGGACAACCCGGACCAGAGTCAGATGCTGTCAGCGGCCACGCGTCTTCAGCTTGCGCCCGCTGCACACGCTGCAAAGGTGCAGGCAATGGCAGCGTTCAAGACGCAGACCGGCCGCGTCACGCCCGCGCTGGCCAACCCCATCCTTCCCGATTGGGCGCTGGCCAGGTTTCAGCGCGACTTTGAGGTCTATCTCCCATGA
- a CDS encoding class I SAM-dependent methyltransferase, translating to MNAQANAEYFDSIYQRHDPFGYGTRWYEKRKRDILLATLPRMGFARGWELGCSNGEATRGLAARCERLLATDMSEAAVEQARQRVGERSNVEIVQACHPQQWPVGSFDLIVLSEVGYYFAAADLDDLVARLQLALTPDGLLVACHWKHPFEQAQQDGIAVHACIARLLGLPLSYRYEDSDFLLEAWTAQPLSVAQQEGLR from the coding sequence ATGAACGCCCAGGCCAACGCAGAATATTTCGACAGCATCTACCAACGGCACGATCCTTTCGGTTACGGGACGCGTTGGTACGAAAAACGCAAACGCGACATTCTGCTGGCAACGCTGCCTCGGATGGGATTTGCACGTGGATGGGAACTGGGATGTTCCAACGGCGAGGCCACACGCGGGCTCGCCGCCCGCTGCGAGCGTTTGCTGGCGACCGACATGTCGGAAGCTGCGGTGGAACAAGCCAGACAGCGCGTGGGTGAGCGAAGCAACGTGGAGATCGTGCAAGCCTGCCATCCGCAGCAGTGGCCGGTGGGAAGTTTCGACCTGATCGTGCTGAGTGAGGTTGGCTACTATTTCGCCGCCGCCGATCTCGACGATCTGGTCGCGCGTCTCCAGCTGGCGCTCACGCCGGACGGATTGTTGGTGGCCTGCCACTGGAAGCATCCGTTCGAACAGGCACAACAAGATGGAATCGCGGTCCACGCCTGCATCGCCCGCTTGCTCGGCTTGCCGCTGAGTTATCGCTACGAAGACAGCGATTTCTTGTTGGAAGCTTGGACAGCGCAGCCGCTCTCGGTGGCACAGCAGGAAGGCCTGCGGTGA
- a CDS encoding glycosyltransferase encodes MIAVIIPAHNEAECMAACLTSVLRAASHPELQEAVEVIVAVDRCTDATAELALAFGARVVDVPTPGGVGIARAAAASQAIALGADWLAVTDADSRVPADWLLEQRRAGTGVFCGVVEVEDWLDYSDEVRRRFEQSQATGEGHGRIHGANLGVSTALYQQCGGFSALTCSEDVALVHALQAIKASIAWSPRSVVWTSARRHARALGGFSDFLKQLEVSPWVPA; translated from the coding sequence GTGATCGCCGTCATCATTCCCGCGCATAACGAGGCCGAGTGCATGGCCGCGTGTCTCACATCGGTCTTGCGCGCCGCCTCGCATCCCGAGCTGCAGGAGGCAGTGGAAGTGATCGTCGCGGTGGACCGCTGCACCGATGCCACCGCCGAGCTGGCGCTGGCATTCGGCGCGCGCGTGGTCGACGTCCCCACGCCAGGCGGCGTAGGCATTGCGCGCGCCGCAGCCGCATCCCAGGCAATTGCGCTGGGCGCCGACTGGTTGGCCGTCACCGATGCCGACTCGCGTGTTCCGGCCGATTGGCTGCTGGAACAACGCAGGGCAGGCACCGGCGTGTTCTGCGGCGTGGTGGAGGTGGAAGATTGGCTGGACTATTCCGATGAGGTACGCCGCAGATTCGAACAGAGCCAGGCGACCGGCGAAGGCCATGGGCGCATTCACGGCGCAAACCTGGGGGTGAGCACCGCGCTGTATCAACAATGCGGCGGATTCTCCGCACTGACCTGCAGCGAAGATGTCGCGCTGGTCCACGCGCTGCAGGCAATCAAGGCGTCGATCGCGTGGTCGCCACGCTCGGTGGTGTGGACCAGTGCGCGCAGGCATGCACGTGCGCTTGGCGGGTTCTCGGATTTCCTGAAGCAGCTGGAAGTCTCGCCCTGGGTGCCTGCATAG
- a CDS encoding alpha/beta fold hydrolase, which yields MIKPTLFFLHALGGSRHAWSSVIAQLGDRFDCVALDIPGFGDAAPLDHFDTNALVDWFSAEVINRQPPCWFAIGHSMGGKIATLTAARARDGVAGLAGLAGMVLVAASPPAPEPMEESRRRTMLAWFETGQPTRAEAVQFVEANCASTLPDGPRAMAINDVLRTAPSAWIAWLTHGSREDVRAQAGCIGVPAVIVAGDQDGDLGEAAQQRLNAPHYAHAQLAVVADAAHLIPYEQPQELAQLIAAHVDRCVQNCLPEAFVALLNSERVAPRMRATLLARHAGPPATAEGVLNPHQLAVLAAVVARVLDGEGDARQIARRIDVQLADGAGDGWRHADLPEDRLAIPLGLDALDALAGGFADLSVDSQDHWLQDIAQAALGDTSAHGLDAAQLAHWFEDVRAETVRIWTSLPATMAALGYDGFAVGAAGTESLGYAETAADRHESWQLHASGADR from the coding sequence ATGATCAAGCCAACGCTGTTCTTTCTGCATGCCCTCGGAGGCAGCCGGCATGCGTGGAGCAGTGTCATCGCGCAGCTAGGTGATCGCTTCGACTGTGTTGCCTTGGACATCCCGGGGTTTGGCGATGCGGCTCCGCTGGACCACTTCGACACGAATGCGCTCGTCGACTGGTTCAGCGCTGAAGTCATCAATCGACAGCCGCCATGCTGGTTCGCGATCGGGCACAGCATGGGTGGAAAGATCGCTACCTTGACGGCAGCGCGGGCGCGCGATGGTGTGGCAGGCCTGGCCGGTCTGGCAGGCATGGTGCTGGTTGCCGCCTCGCCACCGGCACCCGAACCCATGGAAGAGTCGCGACGACGCACGATGCTTGCCTGGTTCGAAACGGGTCAGCCCACACGTGCCGAGGCCGTACAGTTCGTGGAGGCCAACTGCGCCTCGACGCTGCCTGACGGGCCCAGGGCGATGGCGATCAACGATGTCCTGCGCACCGCGCCCAGCGCATGGATTGCGTGGCTCACACACGGCAGTCGGGAAGACGTCCGCGCGCAGGCCGGATGCATTGGCGTGCCGGCAGTGATCGTCGCCGGTGACCAGGATGGCGACCTGGGCGAGGCCGCGCAACAGCGCTTGAATGCGCCGCACTATGCGCATGCGCAGCTTGCCGTTGTGGCCGATGCCGCGCATCTGATCCCTTATGAGCAGCCGCAGGAGCTGGCGCAGTTGATCGCGGCGCATGTGGACCGCTGCGTGCAGAACTGCCTGCCCGAAGCCTTCGTTGCGCTGCTCAACTCCGAGCGCGTCGCACCGCGCATGCGGGCGACGCTGCTCGCGCGGCACGCAGGTCCGCCTGCCACGGCCGAGGGCGTGTTGAACCCGCACCAGCTGGCAGTGCTGGCAGCGGTGGTCGCACGCGTCCTGGATGGCGAAGGCGACGCGCGGCAGATTGCGCGGCGCATCGACGTGCAGCTCGCAGACGGTGCGGGCGATGGCTGGCGGCATGCTGACCTGCCGGAAGATCGCCTGGCAATACCGCTTGGGCTGGATGCGCTCGATGCGCTGGCCGGCGGCTTTGCCGACCTGTCGGTAGACAGCCAGGACCACTGGCTGCAGGACATTGCGCAGGCGGCGCTGGGCGACACCTCAGCGCATGGCCTGGATGCCGCCCAGCTGGCGCATTGGTTCGAGGACGTGCGTGCCGAGACGGTCCGCATCTGGACCAGCCTGCCCGCCACGATGGCAGCGCTGGGCTACGACGGGTTCGCCGTTGGCGCTGCCGGCACCGAGAGCCTGGGTTACGCAGAGACCGCAGCGGATCGGCATGAGTCCTGGCAACTCCACGCCTCCGGAGCCGACCGATGA
- a CDS encoding GMC family oxidoreductase, whose product MKAAGTQDVVDAVVIGSGAGGGPLAARLAQAGVSVVVLEAGAAFTPQSHIPDELTTGIYWMDERLSGGQTPTAFGPNNSGSGLGGSTLHWGAFCPRPDRRDLSLLNQSGHGADWPIPYEELLSYIRRVETFIGVSGPAHYPWDPARSYVYPPPQRNASAAAMERGCRALGIRAADAPAALVTRPHQQPHWGQRAACNNCGACHQGCSNAAKVSVDTTWLPLARAHGAQLRSDSRVIDLERDGRGALTAVIYRQHGQEYRQRCSTVFLCAGGVETPRLLLNLGLANSSGQVGRNFMAHVATQVWGEFDADMRMNRGYPSSLMTEDMLRPANADFVGGYLVQSLGVQPITLANTLARGAGLWGRELVDTMLRYNRLAGIGINGECLPHDANRLVLSDERDAFGQRKARIDFSYGPNEQAIDAHARALLQAIWQAAGARNIFAAARSAHTLGTCRMGTDPAQAVVDPGGRAFDLPNLYICDNSIFPSALAANPALTQMALGLRTAERFLAR is encoded by the coding sequence ATGAAGGCTGCTGGCACACAGGATGTTGTCGATGCCGTCGTGATCGGCAGCGGTGCTGGCGGTGGCCCCCTGGCGGCGCGGCTCGCGCAGGCCGGCGTTTCGGTGGTCGTGCTGGAGGCGGGCGCGGCGTTCACGCCGCAGTCCCACATCCCCGACGAATTGACCACCGGCATCTACTGGATGGATGAGCGTCTGAGCGGTGGGCAGACGCCGACTGCGTTCGGACCGAACAATTCGGGTTCCGGGCTAGGCGGTTCCACCCTGCATTGGGGCGCCTTCTGCCCGCGGCCGGACAGGCGCGATCTCAGCCTTCTGAACCAGAGCGGCCATGGCGCCGATTGGCCCATCCCATACGAGGAGTTGCTGTCTTACATTCGTCGTGTAGAGACGTTTATCGGCGTCTCCGGACCTGCGCATTATCCATGGGACCCCGCGCGCAGCTATGTGTATCCGCCACCGCAACGCAATGCGTCGGCCGCGGCCATGGAGCGCGGTTGCCGCGCCCTCGGCATCCGGGCGGCCGATGCACCCGCCGCGTTGGTCACCAGGCCCCACCAACAGCCGCATTGGGGCCAACGCGCAGCCTGCAACAACTGCGGCGCCTGCCATCAGGGCTGCAGCAACGCCGCCAAGGTCAGCGTGGATACCACCTGGCTTCCTCTGGCCAGGGCGCATGGCGCGCAACTGCGCAGCGACAGCCGCGTGATCGATCTGGAACGCGATGGCCGCGGTGCGCTCACCGCGGTGATCTACCGCCAGCATGGGCAGGAGTATCGCCAGCGTTGCAGCACCGTCTTCCTTTGCGCGGGCGGGGTGGAGACGCCGCGCCTGTTGCTCAATCTGGGGCTGGCCAACTCCAGCGGGCAGGTGGGGCGCAATTTCATGGCGCATGTGGCAACCCAGGTGTGGGGTGAGTTCGACGCAGACATGCGCATGAATCGGGGATACCCGTCCTCGCTGATGACCGAGGACATGCTGCGCCCGGCCAATGCCGACTTCGTCGGCGGCTATCTGGTGCAGAGCCTGGGCGTACAGCCGATCACGCTGGCGAACACCTTGGCGCGCGGTGCCGGCCTGTGGGGCAGGGAACTGGTCGACACCATGCTGCGCTACAACCGCCTGGCCGGTATCGGCATCAATGGCGAATGCCTGCCGCACGATGCCAATCGCCTGGTCCTGTCGGACGAACGGGATGCGTTCGGCCAGCGCAAGGCGCGCATCGATTTCAGTTACGGGCCGAACGAGCAGGCCATCGACGCCCACGCGCGCGCATTGCTTCAAGCGATCTGGCAAGCGGCTGGTGCCCGCAATATCTTCGCGGCTGCACGTTCGGCGCACACGCTCGGTACTTGCCGAATGGGCACCGATCCCGCGCAGGCCGTTGTCGATCCCGGTGGCCGCGCCTTCGATCTACCAAACCTCTACATCTGCGACAACTCGATTTTTCCCAGTGCACTGGCGGCCAATCCGGCGCTGACGCAAATGGCGCTCGGGCTACGTACCGCAGAACGTTTCCTTGCGCGCTAG
- a CDS encoding SDR family oxidoreductase, whose translation MDLGINQRIALISGGDSGMGKETARQLLEAGVRVAITDLPDGTLDQALAELSGLGEIIAIEGDVTREQDVTAIWNQVREQLGEPDIYINAAGVTGATGDFLEVSDAGWLETLDINLMGAVRMCRQAIPAMRRKQWGRIVLFASEDAVQPYVDELAYCASKAGILSLAKGLSKAYGADNVLVNTVSPAFIATPMTDKMMQKRAQENGTSVEEAISSFLDEERPGMVLKRRGRPEEVAAVVAFLCSERASFINGAGVRVDSGSVFTIAG comes from the coding sequence ATGGATCTCGGAATCAACCAGCGCATCGCCCTCATCAGCGGCGGCGACTCCGGCATGGGCAAGGAAACCGCACGCCAGCTGCTCGAAGCGGGCGTGCGCGTGGCGATCACCGATCTTCCCGACGGCACACTCGACCAGGCACTGGCCGAGTTGTCCGGCCTGGGAGAGATCATCGCCATCGAAGGCGACGTGACGCGGGAACAGGATGTCACCGCCATCTGGAACCAGGTGCGCGAACAACTGGGTGAGCCGGACATCTACATCAATGCAGCCGGCGTCACCGGCGCCACCGGCGATTTCCTGGAGGTCAGCGATGCAGGCTGGCTGGAAACACTGGACATCAACCTGATGGGCGCGGTGCGCATGTGCCGCCAGGCCATTCCCGCGATGCGTCGCAAGCAGTGGGGACGGATCGTGCTGTTCGCCTCCGAGGATGCGGTGCAGCCCTACGTCGATGAACTGGCCTATTGCGCCTCCAAGGCCGGCATCCTCAGCCTGGCCAAGGGGCTCTCCAAGGCCTACGGCGCCGACAATGTGTTGGTCAACACCGTCTCGCCTGCCTTCATCGCAACGCCGATGACCGACAAGATGATGCAAAAACGCGCGCAGGAGAACGGAACCAGTGTCGAAGAAGCGATCTCGTCATTCCTGGACGAGGAGCGTCCCGGCATGGTGCTCAAGCGACGCGGCCGCCCGGAAGAAGTGGCCGCGGTGGTCGCGTTCCTGTGTTCGGAGCGCGCCAGCTTCATCAACGGGGCCGGCGTGCGCGTGGATTCGGGCTCGGTGTTTACCATCGCTGGCTGA
- a CDS encoding universal stress protein has translation MQTTPTHLIFATNFSETCHAAIPTVAQLVDRLRARLTILHVHAKGKRTQAQQSLDSFFAEASNYPGCERALAGGPAAAGIVSFCRSRDDALLIMPPSERTGLPRPLHVSLRARVLQRVATPMLTLPYADAIPRDGAVGGHVACWITGRETSLESLRDAAALARRRGADLHLLHVVPEVSEGLLVDSLFNDKPLSEGAASNWLSDLVQQLPDDDDLRVRIHVAVGNPRREIAGLLKRACADVLVVEHDALVRRGVWRSSLQSALAKTPCVLICLPPPHLRRPILGAGSDRAPTTRSRSAATQRLRA, from the coding sequence ATGCAGACCACCCCCACCCACCTGATCTTCGCCACCAACTTTTCCGAAACCTGCCATGCCGCGATCCCGACCGTGGCGCAACTGGTGGACCGCCTGCGCGCGCGCCTGACCATCCTGCACGTGCACGCCAAGGGCAAGCGCACACAGGCCCAGCAGTCGCTGGATTCCTTCTTTGCCGAGGCGTCCAACTACCCGGGCTGCGAGCGCGCCCTCGCCGGTGGCCCTGCCGCCGCCGGCATCGTCTCGTTCTGCCGCAGCCGCGACGACGCGCTGCTGATCATGCCGCCGTCCGAGCGTACCGGCCTGCCGCGCCCGTTGCATGTCTCGCTGCGCGCGCGCGTGCTGCAGCGCGTGGCCACGCCCATGCTCACCCTGCCCTATGCCGATGCGATCCCGCGCGACGGCGCCGTCGGCGGCCATGTCGCCTGCTGGATCACCGGCCGCGAAACCAGCCTGGAATCGCTGCGCGATGCCGCCGCCCTGGCACGCCGTCGCGGCGCCGACCTGCACCTGCTGCATGTGGTGCCGGAGGTCAGCGAAGGGCTGCTGGTGGACAGCCTGTTCAACGACAAGCCGCTGAGCGAAGGCGCAGCCAGCAACTGGCTCAGCGATCTGGTCCAGCAGCTGCCCGACGATGACGACCTGCGCGTGCGCATCCACGTCGCGGTCGGCAATCCGCGCCGCGAAATCGCCGGCCTGCTCAAGCGCGCCTGCGCCGATGTGCTGGTGGTCGAACACGACGCCCTCGTGCGCCGCGGCGTCTGGCGCTCTTCGCTGCAATCGGCACTGGCCAAAACCCCGTGCGTGCTGATCTGCCTGCCACCGCCGCACCTGCGCCGCCCGATCCTCGGCGCCGGCAGCGACCGTGCACCCACAACGCGCAGCCGCAGTGCGGCGACGCAGCGGCTGCGTGCCTGA